The DNA window TGTATAATACGTCACAATTCATTCAACTATCATCTCGTGCACTATGCTTTATTTCTCGAAAACACCATTTGAGCTTCTGAGCAAACCTCTAGTCTTACGTACTGTTCTCTAAGAAAAGAAGTTCTGATTTAAGCTgatgttacatacacgctagtacATGCGACTTGAAAACACTCACGCGAACCAACaacattaacatacaaacactcgagtcctacgcgatcattcacgcacacctacgccagCGATCTCGCAAATATAACACTCCGGTGgtaaagtgaacgttttagcacgtataaatttacaaacgtggtctcaagcgtaaacttacaaacgcccgtgttcgaACGATCATTAATCATTCACTTCCAGAAGTCTTCACCATCTGTCCTAGGAGCTTAGGTCCATGCTTTCAGTTGGGCCAATCACAAAAATGAGGCTTATCCTAGTTATATAGGAGAACTCATTCTCCTCAAGCATTTTTCAATGGCGCACCTTGTACCCCCTCATCAAAAGTCCATAAATGGAGTCTCCGGGAGTGGACACACAAGTAACGGATCgtggaaacgctgagaacaaaaaaaaaacagttcgaGGCCAACATAACACATTACAAGAATATATTTCGAACACtgaaaattattcattaaattcacGATCGAGAATATGCAAATGACCACACGGTTATAAGTCGTACGCTAGCACAAGCGACATACAAAAGcctacgcgatcgaacacgttaacatacaaatgctcgagacTATCGCCATGATACAGGCGAACATGCAATCGCTATCGTCCACGTACAACTTCGCCCAAGAATTCGCAAGCACGTTATAGCACTTCCAATCTGatcaacgcggtctcaagcgcgaaCATAAAAAACGCTGATTCCCCCAtgcgatcgtgaagtccctacgcccgcacatctgAACCTTGCATTCAATATCataatcagaatcacggccagCTGCAATTGGCCTGAAGCTGAAGTTTTAATGGgagacatttcccgtctcgtctgcaattgtaggtGAATGATTCTGACAGGAAGCTCTTCCGAGAACCAAGCTCTACAGCTTCAGTAGGACAACTTGAAAAAACGTGTTAATAGCGCGGTGCTCTTCATTTTTTTCCGTCCAAGTAATCTTGGGGATAAGAAACAAGAGTGGTTCCTTACAATCTTTCGCCACATGCCCAGTTTGTTGCGAAGTCAAGGCCTGCAGATCGTGTCCAATGATTTGAATGCAATCTTGTATCACTTTTGCGTTGACATCATCGATACCTGTAGATTGTCTCAAAGAAAAACAATTATTCTTCAACTGTTTAAAAGTAACtgggtgaaatccatcaaataTACATTTATACAAATTATTAATCGACTGTGTTATGAATTGCACACTGTTCACGAAATAActgtttaaatttttggatggaATTTGTTCAGAACGGTTTACGACATCGTCAAAAATTATGAGCTGTTTAAGCTTATTTAATTTTCTTGGAATAGCATATCAATTAAAAGTTTGCTGTTCAATTGACCTCTTATGAAGGCATACTTTCAACTAGACGGCATTTTTTGCGTCGTACGAGCTCCACAGTCCGATTGAATAATGTACATTTCTGCACGTTTTACTGTCTCTATACTTCCTTCCCGTGTAATTCATTTGCCGGCCGCTAGCCATAGTCCAGATTCACTTTCATCTCGCGCAAAATAATTCATAATCACATCAATGATAGTAATCATAGTAATTTGCCTCTTCCATATCATTCCATTTTCTATCCGATATATGTGACCGCCCGTGCAGACCCAATGCACCGCCGTGGTACAGCTGTACATGACGCAATCACCGGCGCACGCTTCCTGGGTCAAGCGATGGACCGGAGCGCTCTGCTTCATCAAGGACAACATCCGCAAATCGTACTTCTTTCGGCTGTACTGTCTAAAAACCAACCGGCTCGTGTGGGAGCAGGAATTGTACGACAAGATCGAGGTCACCAAGCCGAAGGCGTTCCTGATCGTTTTCGAGGGACAGGTGAGTTTATggttatggtcattttttattttagtaACATGTTGCACTTCACTTCAAATAGGATGGTATTGTGGCGTTCAACTTCGCGACGGAGGAGGAAGCAACCGCATTTATGAGTATGACCACCTCAACGATCAATAACAGGAACCGGCGAAGAGATGGTAAGTTGAGTGCATTGTGACCTCCTTCTGGACTCACGACAACAGGAACTGTTATCTTTATTCGCTTGATTTTGTATCGCAAATGTCTAAATTTAGAGGGATATAGATAGCGAACACTTTATCGAAAGAAGCGGCTTATTGAAATGGTAGTCAACGCACCTGTCATGCCATTTTatgatttcaaaataaaatgaattcatGATCGATTAAAGTGCTCTCCATGCGaatgaaaatattgtttaataCACAAAGGAACACACTCAAAAGACATTTCACttgatgataaaaaataatgCCGCTTAATAATGATCGTTCCACATTACAGACAGGCTCAAACGGAACAGCACCCGCAAAGATCCCCCACCGGCGCGACCTCCACCAGTTTTGAACCAAAACAATGCCTTTAACGACAACACGGTTACGCTGCGCAACAAACCGTCGTGTAAGAGAAGTTATGAAGCTTCAAAACGTCAATTAAGACTAACTACCTTTTTAATTCCCTTTGGTTATAGTTTCTGCTCCGATGATCCCAAATACAGCCttccagcagcaacaacaacaacagtacCAACAGCGCCCAACCAAAACCAAGGGTAAGACCCGTCTACGCAAGGAGGACATCGGTATGCCGTCGAACTTCAAGCACGTGACGCACGTTGGCTGGAGTCCGACTAGCGGTTTCGATCTTAGTGGAGAAGAAGAAACGCTTAAACCTTTCCTTGAAAAAGCGGGCGTCAGGGACCAGCATGTTAGTAACTCAATATTTCATAAGGTATAATTGCTAATAACTCGTTTCTCTTGTAGTTGAAAGATCGCGAGACACGCGAGTTTATCTACGATTTTATTCAGAACCACAAAGTCCTGGATACTATGAAGTACGAACAGAGTggaaatcgaaaacaaaaaccacCAGCGCCACCACCCGTGCCGATAAGGAGCCATCAGGAGCAGGTCCGTTACCATTAGATCACAACAATTTAGCTTTTACGAACCCATATTTACCTTACAGCAACAAATGAACGGTAACAATCAGCAGCGTAACCCACCGCCACCGCCTCCCAACAGAACGCTTCCACCGCTTCCGGCTACGACGCCACCGAAGGTGAACCCAGCACCTTCCCGACCACCTCCCATGCAGCAGCAAACACCGGTGGCATCCATTCCTGGGCCGGTGAGTTGCAGTTGAAACCATTTGCTAGTGAACACACTAACGAGGCGAGACTAATTTATCTAATCCGTTGACAGCCTCCTccaccaccacctccaccagCGTCTTCTGGGGCCATGCCACCACCACCGCCGCCGATGATGGCCCCGTCGTCACTGAAACCAGCTGCGCCTGCCCTGCCTATACCCGCTGGGGATGATAGCCGATCGGCCCTGATGGACAGTATTCGCAAGGGAACGACCCTGAAGGTGAGTACACCAGACGACCCCTTAAGTGTAAGTCCGATTGCAGTCGAAATGCATACATCTTGCATCATATCTTGCTGAAGTCGGTTCAGCAGTAGCCAGGCTCGAAGTACGGTATGCAAGCTAACAGCTAGCATTTGTAGGGACAAATTAAAATCCAAATTTATGCCCTCGGTATGGATATCTCTCGTTCAACACGTCGATAGAACCATTCGATTTAAATAATAACTAGCAAGCAAAGAATTATCTCTCTGAACTCACACAAGCATTAAATCAACCAATCCTGAACCAAAACTGTTCTATTATACAATTGCTTTTCTTTTCGGGCAGCCCAAGTTACGGAAGACAAAAGCAAGTACTACCGTTAACGAGAATGGCTCTGATATGCATGGGCGGGAAACTATTTTGATGGTTTTCGTTACAATAAATTCTTGTtctattttattgatttatttgtgACCGCACACGGAATCGCGGGCATTTGGTTGGATTGATACCCTGGTCGATGAAATACGCCTTACGCAGCTTGTCAAATCTGATCAGAACTTCACTGGACCTTTGTAAGCCTCAGTGAACAGTACTTTTATGCATGCCACTGCTTCGAGTTCATTGTTTTATTCGTGAAGTAAAGCTTAGTTTTGAGTACGAAGGCTCAAATCGCTTGTCAGATCATATGTTTCTAGGAAAATTAATCGGCGAAAACAAACTTGaatttgctggagacattaccCAGTGCTGTGACTAGGTGAATTTTTCGTCTCGATAGCCGCCTAAAATTAATCTTGACATAAGTTTCGACCCTCATGAGATGGTATGCTCTGTACTTCGCGTGTTCGGGACACTTGAGTTTGCTACTTCTTTCTGTTCAGTTATTTGTAGGTACAGAATGAACGATAATCTGCTCGCAGAGAAAATGCTCCGGACAGTACTACGACTCAAAATCTTCCAGTGCAGCTGCCAATTCAAAGTTCCAACATGACGTTTGCGTTGAACCTTCTTGGTCCCATGGAATCGCTTGCGTCATTTCAAATTGTCCACATCTTGTTTTCAACGTAGGTGTGTAGAATCAATTTTCTTTTCCCGTTCTTCATCTAGCTCAATTTGTTTAGTAATGCTTGCATCGAGACTAAGCCTTTGCGTTTGAAAGAAGTATGCGAACATCGATCAGTTGGGAACGCTGATCAATTTCGGCCAAAACTTGGTGGACCACCTAAAAGCAGTGGGCCATCAAAACCACCAGTCAAATCCGACAGGTTCGTTGCAACTGGGCTACGCCAACTACAAAAATAAGATCCCACCAGCCACCCTAGAAATGTTCAGGGAATTCATAGGCAGTCTGGTCACTCCTGCGAGAGCGAGGTTTCCTTCGAGCTTCCTGGACTGGGTAGCACTTCTAGGCAGGAAAAGCGGAATCCAAGATAAACCGGTACGAATCACACTCACTCACATCAGCGAACTACCCCCGTCGCAACTGGGGGTGCTTCTAGCAACTTCAAAGCTGGTAAGCTGTACGGGGCCTGTTTTCGTGTGGGCCATCGAGCAGCGAACTGTCACAAGTTTAAGAGCGCAAGTTTGGACGGACGACCAACCCTGAACCTTATTCCCACAGTCGCGttacctagtgactagaaggaaattttcttctagtcaccgGGTAACATGACTGTGAGAATAAGGTCCCCTGGCTAAAAGAATTTTACAGAACCTGCCTCAATAGTCATGGGAAATGGCTGTAAGGATGATGTGAGTTTGATTGGTACTTACTTACTTTTATTCCTGCACACCCCTGGTGGTGCAAAGGGCCGCTGTGATAGATCGCCATCCTGGGCGATTGCCCGCCATCGCCTTGACCTGCTGCCAGGTcaaactttcgtcgacttctttTATTTCCTTGTTGAGGCTGCGCCGCCACGAGCCTTTGGGTCTGCTTCTGCTGCGATGTCCTGCTGGGTTCCAGTCTAACGCTTGCTTGCAGATTTCGTTTCCGCCGTTGCGCAAAGTGTGGCCGAGCCgcctccactttcgttc is part of the Topomyia yanbarensis strain Yona2022 chromosome 1, ASM3024719v1, whole genome shotgun sequence genome and encodes:
- the LOC131685486 gene encoding actin nucleation-promoting factor WASL gives rise to the protein MKQPAVAEADRTASKANRPSQLLTNDENEQLFSLLGRRCQTQCTAVVQLYMTQSPAHASWVKRWTGALCFIKDNIRKSYFFRLYCLKTNRLVWEQELYDKIEVTKPKAFLIVFEGQDGIVAFNFATEEEATAFMSMTTSTINNRNRRRDDRLKRNSTRKDPPPARPPPVLNQNNAFNDNTVTLRNKPSFSAPMIPNTAFQQQQQQQYQQRPTKTKGKTRLRKEDIGMPSNFKHVTHVGWSPTSGFDLSGEEETLKPFLEKAGVRDQHLKDRETREFIYDFIQNHKVLDTMKYEQSGNRKQKPPAPPPVPIRSHQEQQQMNGNNQQRNPPPPPPNRTLPPLPATTPPKVNPAPSRPPPMQQQTPVASIPGPPPPPPPPPASSGAMPPPPPPMMAPSSLKPAAPALPIPAGDDSRSALMDSIRKGTTLKKVDQSALSTGSGGDPRSDLLSQIRDGFELRPVADREPGNAQADRTSGSGDCGTDALADALRRALAERGRAIRSSDEDESDSNSANDDWDD